A genomic window from Vallitalea longa includes:
- a CDS encoding sulfatase-like hydrolase/transferase: MNFVFFFPDEMRAESLSCYGNQSIKTPNYDRFAKEGVKFDNCFVQNPVCSPSRCCLMTGRYVHNNGHRSLWHLLRPHEPSLFRYLHNEGYKIGWFGKNDLYSEDYIREFNFTSSPECKGGTGKPVKNIYEPSNEKYHSFVYEACDEGDGLAGKSKLQVEKAIEFLENHKDSDEPFFLYIPIGLPHPPYYAPEKYYDMYNVDDISQLKMDVDKDRPLYYDLIRKYRNLDKLSEDELKKIQAIYYGMISYTDMLFGKLLDAIDACGMNETTTVIASSDHGDFAGDYGLVEKWPNAFTDNITRVPLIISTPDNKKGHKVNEQVELFDIMSTVLELADIKAEHTNFSQSLVPQLAGSCGDKDRIVYCEGGYDKQEPHAFESFVSPCRNKNLTNENHPYYPKIMQQANEPKSVCRSVMMRTLDYKLIRRTEDINELYDLNKDPNEIYNVYEDDRYRSIRSDMENKLIDWYLKTSDTIPFNDDIRGFAID, translated from the coding sequence ATGAATTTTGTATTTTTCTTTCCAGATGAAATGAGAGCTGAAAGTCTCTCATGTTATGGGAATCAATCTATAAAGACACCAAATTATGATAGGTTCGCAAAAGAAGGTGTGAAATTCGATAATTGTTTTGTTCAGAATCCTGTATGTTCACCTTCTAGATGTTGTCTTATGACAGGACGATATGTACATAATAATGGACATCGTTCCTTATGGCATCTATTAAGACCGCACGAACCAAGTTTATTCAGGTATTTGCATAATGAAGGGTATAAAATTGGCTGGTTCGGTAAAAATGATTTATATTCAGAAGATTATATAAGAGAATTCAACTTTACTAGTAGTCCGGAATGTAAGGGTGGAACAGGTAAACCTGTAAAAAATATATATGAACCTTCAAATGAAAAGTATCATAGTTTTGTATATGAAGCTTGTGATGAAGGCGATGGTTTGGCAGGGAAGTCCAAATTACAAGTAGAAAAAGCTATTGAATTTCTAGAAAATCATAAAGATAGCGATGAACCATTTTTCTTATATATTCCAATTGGTCTTCCTCATCCACCATATTATGCGCCTGAAAAATATTATGATATGTATAATGTCGATGATATATCTCAGTTGAAGATGGATGTTGATAAAGACAGACCTTTATATTATGATCTTATAAGAAAATACAGAAATTTGGATAAATTATCAGAAGATGAGTTGAAAAAAATTCAAGCTATTTATTATGGGATGATCAGTTATACTGATATGTTATTCGGAAAGTTATTAGATGCAATTGATGCATGTGGTATGAATGAAACTACTACAGTTATAGCATCTAGTGATCATGGAGATTTCGCTGGAGATTACGGACTTGTAGAAAAATGGCCAAATGCTTTTACAGATAATATCACTAGAGTACCATTAATAATCAGTACACCAGATAATAAAAAAGGACATAAGGTTAATGAACAAGTTGAACTATTTGATATCATGTCGACAGTGCTTGAATTAGCCGATATAAAAGCTGAACATACTAATTTCTCCCAATCCTTAGTACCTCAATTAGCGGGTTCATGTGGAGATAAAGATAGGATTGTATATTGTGAAGGAGGGTATGATAAGCAAGAACCCCATGCTTTTGAGTCATTTGTTAGTCCTTGTAGAAATAAAAATTTAACAAATGAAAATCATCCATACTATCCGAAAATTATGCAACAAGCAAATGAACCAAAAAGTGTATGCAGAAGTGTCATGATGAGAACACTAGATTATAAACTCATAAGACGTACTGAAGATATCAATGAGTTATATGATCTTAACAAAGATCCTAATGAGATATATAATGTATATGAGGACGATAGATATAGGAGTATCAGAAGTGACATGGAAAATAAACTCATTGATTGGTATTTGAAAACTAGTGATACTATTCCATTCAATGATGATATAAGAGGATTTGCTATAGATTAA
- a CDS encoding GH1 family beta-glucosidase, producing MGFKKDFVWGIATAAYQVEGGYNQDGRGLSVWDNFSHTPEIVVDMHNGDTACDSYNRYKEDVALMKKIGVKAYRFSISWSRVLPCGTGKVNEKGLEYYDKLVDELIANGIEPYITLFHWDFPYALYKQGGWLNDKSPEWFAEYTKVVIERLSDRVKFWITQNEPQCYIDLGHSKGQHAPGLQLPWNEVLLAGRNSMLAHGRAVMTIRKYAKQSPIIGYAPCGSVAIPNTNSDEDIEAAVIDMFRPSQKSLFTISMLVDPVILGRYPEGAEEIYGEDLPILTDKQKEIMCQPLDFLGFNNYSGHKVYMNSEGEVCRVKKQVGRAQTAMEWDVMPEGIYWGPRLMSERYNLPFYITENGMANLDWKAQDGKIYDYQRIDFTSRYLANYRKLASEGVDLRGYFHWSLLDNFEWKLGYSRRFGMVYVDFETGERTLKESAYWYNKVISSNGEDLSL from the coding sequence ATGGGATTCAAAAAAGATTTTGTCTGGGGCATAGCTACAGCAGCATATCAAGTAGAAGGTGGATATAATCAAGATGGGAGAGGATTATCAGTTTGGGATAATTTTTCGCATACACCTGAAATAGTTGTTGATATGCATAATGGTGATACAGCATGTGATTCTTATAATAGGTATAAAGAAGATGTGGCACTTATGAAAAAAATTGGTGTAAAAGCTTATAGGTTTTCAATAAGTTGGTCTAGAGTACTACCTTGTGGGACTGGAAAAGTTAACGAAAAAGGTTTAGAGTATTATGATAAATTAGTTGATGAGCTTATAGCTAATGGTATTGAACCATATATAACTTTATTTCATTGGGATTTTCCTTATGCTCTTTATAAGCAAGGTGGTTGGTTGAATGATAAGAGTCCAGAGTGGTTTGCTGAGTATACTAAAGTAGTGATAGAACGTTTATCTGACAGAGTCAAATTTTGGATAACTCAAAATGAACCTCAATGTTATATTGATTTAGGACATAGTAAAGGGCAGCATGCACCAGGACTTCAATTACCATGGAATGAAGTTCTATTGGCTGGTCGTAATTCTATGTTGGCACATGGTCGAGCTGTTATGACAATCAGAAAATATGCGAAACAATCTCCGATTATAGGGTATGCACCATGTGGTAGTGTAGCGATACCTAATACGAATTCAGATGAAGATATTGAAGCGGCTGTAATAGATATGTTTCGACCAAGTCAAAAATCCTTATTTACAATATCTATGTTAGTTGATCCAGTTATATTAGGCAGATATCCTGAGGGAGCAGAAGAAATCTATGGAGAAGATTTACCAATATTGACTGATAAGCAAAAAGAAATAATGTGTCAACCATTAGACTTCTTAGGATTCAATAATTATTCTGGACATAAAGTATATATGAACAGCGAAGGAGAAGTATGTAGAGTAAAAAAACAAGTCGGAAGAGCTCAAACAGCTATGGAGTGGGATGTAATGCCTGAGGGTATATATTGGGGTCCTAGGCTTATGAGCGAAAGATATAATCTTCCTTTTTATATTACTGAAAATGGAATGGCTAATCTTGATTGGAAAGCACAAGATGGTAAAATATATGATTATCAAAGAATAGATTTTACTTCTAGATATTTGGCCAATTACAGAAAATTAGCTAGTGAAGGTGTTGATTTAAGAGGATATTTTCATTGGTCGTTATTAGATAATTTTGAGTGGAAACTTGGTTATTCAAGAAGATTCGGAATGGTATATGTTGATTTTGAAACAGGTGAAAGAACATTAAAAGAATCAGCATATTGGTATAATAAAGTAATTTCATCTAACGGCGAAGATTTATCGTTATAA
- a CDS encoding sulfatase — translation MKTILILIDSLNRHFLKTYNEDSWIKTPNIDRLAKKSVVFDNHWMGSAPCMPARRDIFTGRLNFLERNWGPIEPFDITLPEKLRENDIFTHMVTDHYHYFEIGGENYCQLFNTWDLIRGQESDPWVSKIEQPSMCEEHIGRIRLQYELNRMKFKKEEDYPSPKTFASACSWLEENKNAKDFFLMVEAFDPHEPFDCPKEYLDMYDDDYEGPRYDWPDYKPVEESPEALKHIRNRYAGTMTMMDKWLGKLFNKMDEDNMWEDTMVILTADHGHMLGEHGYMAKNYMQVYNELAHLPFIVHLPGDSKAGTRINELTQNIDIMPTVLDYHKIDIPESVKGCSLTNLLSGEDQTLRDVVLYGYHGKAVNMTDGRYTYFRAPIKEDNYPLYIYTAMPTGFRKYIGKERADEIDMGRFLKYTDYPVYKIPINYENQKDGSIKYIKESLIFDIEEDYQQKKPINNKAIEKELIDKIIKAMKDSQAPGEQYERLGLL, via the coding sequence ATGAAAACGATATTAATATTAATTGATAGTTTGAACAGACATTTTTTGAAAACATACAATGAAGATAGTTGGATAAAAACTCCTAACATAGACAGATTAGCAAAAAAATCTGTTGTGTTTGATAATCATTGGATGGGATCAGCACCATGTATGCCAGCAAGAAGAGATATATTCACAGGTAGATTGAATTTTCTAGAAAGGAATTGGGGACCCATTGAACCTTTTGATATCACATTACCCGAGAAATTAAGAGAAAATGATATTTTTACACATATGGTCACAGATCATTATCATTATTTTGAAATAGGGGGAGAAAATTATTGTCAATTATTCAATACTTGGGATCTGATAAGAGGACAAGAGTCAGATCCATGGGTATCAAAGATTGAACAACCTAGTATGTGTGAAGAACATATTGGAAGAATACGTTTACAATATGAATTGAATCGTATGAAATTTAAAAAAGAAGAAGATTACCCTAGTCCAAAAACCTTCGCTTCTGCGTGTAGCTGGTTGGAAGAAAACAAGAATGCTAAGGATTTCTTCCTAATGGTAGAAGCTTTCGACCCACATGAACCTTTTGATTGTCCGAAAGAGTATTTAGATATGTATGATGATGATTATGAGGGACCAAGGTATGACTGGCCTGATTATAAACCGGTAGAAGAATCACCAGAAGCTCTTAAGCATATTAGAAATAGGTATGCGGGAACTATGACAATGATGGATAAATGGTTAGGAAAATTATTCAATAAAATGGATGAAGACAATATGTGGGAAGATACTATGGTCATATTGACAGCAGATCATGGTCATATGTTAGGGGAACATGGATATATGGCCAAGAATTATATGCAAGTATATAATGAATTGGCACATCTCCCTTTTATAGTTCATCTACCAGGTGATTCAAAAGCTGGTACAAGGATAAATGAGCTTACACAAAATATTGATATAATGCCTACTGTTTTGGATTATCATAAAATTGATATACCAGAGTCGGTTAAAGGATGTTCATTAACTAATCTATTAAGTGGTGAAGACCAAACATTACGTGATGTAGTATTATATGGTTATCATGGTAAGGCAGTCAATATGACCGATGGTAGATATACCTATTTTAGAGCTCCTATAAAAGAGGATAATTATCCCTTATATATCTATACAGCAATGCCAACGGGATTTCGTAAATATATTGGGAAAGAGAGAGCTGATGAGATTGATATGGGCAGATTCTTGAAGTATACTGATTATCCTGTGTATAAAATCCCAATAAATTATGAGAATCAGAAAGATGGAAGTATTAAGTACATAAAAGAATCTTTGATATTTGATATAGAAGAAGATTACCAACAGAAGAAGCCAATCAATAATAAAGCAATTGAAAAAGAATTGATAGATAAAATTATAAAAGCCATGAAAGATTCACAAGCACCTGGGGAACAATATGAGCGACTTGGGTTATTATAA
- a CDS encoding ArsR/SmtB family transcription factor: MRTEEEKNKCCKDDNFISDVKTFIADEETMYQLADFFKNFGDSTRVRIMGALFNGEMCVSTIANVLNMTQSAVSHQLRVLKGSRLVKSRKEGKLVYYSLNDTHIEMIYKMGMEHILE; this comes from the coding sequence ATGCGTACAGAAGAAGAGAAAAATAAGTGTTGTAAGGACGATAATTTTATATCAGATGTCAAAACATTCATAGCCGATGAAGAGACAATGTATCAATTAGCAGATTTCTTTAAGAATTTTGGTGATAGTACCAGAGTGAGAATCATGGGAGCATTGTTTAATGGAGAAATGTGTGTAAGTACAATAGCCAATGTATTAAATATGACCCAGTCAGCAGTTTCACACCAATTGAGAGTATTGAAAGGTAGTCGTCTAGTGAAATCAAGAAAAGAAGGAAAATTGGTTTACTATTCGCTTAATGACACACATATAGAGATGATATATAAAATGGGAATGGAACATATATTGGAATAA
- a CDS encoding heavy metal translocating P-type ATPase, whose amino-acid sequence MAERLTDNISTCGCGCKTCSSNNHNSEHNHNDGNNHEHTHERFSRRDVIEFIVAFILFLAAIIINTNSSLKTGLFIAAYIIVGREIVISAVKGLFTGKFLDENFLMTIASITAFAIGEHPEAVAVMLFYRVGELFEGLAVNKSKNSIEQLLNIKPDVANLKIGETYKIVDPEKVKINDIIRVKPGEKIPLDGIVIDGISTADTSVITGESLPREIEKDSEVYSGSINISGVVLIKVTKEFSESTVAKILKLVKEANEQKADTEKFITKFARYYTPIVVGVAVLLAFIPPLFFGEDLGSWVYRAAIFLVVSCPCALVISIPLGYFGGIGAASSKGILVKGGNYLEELRNLRSVVLDKTGTLTKGVFKVTQIINVDEANSTEKVLETAAYIENFSNHPIAISIINEYGKEIDENRVKDITEIAGKGLKAKLDGNEVSVGNAKLMKQENIPIAIQDNSIGTKVYVAVNNELIGIINIADELKKDTIDAIENIKKYGVKDIVMLTGDHKDVAEDIAKKVGITKYYSDLLPHEKVNKLEEIMNNVDKNEKVAFVGDGINDAPVLARANVGIAMGGVGSDAAIEAADVVLMSDELSSIPTAIKISKHTNKIVWQNIIFSLGIKILIMILAAFNLANMWMAIFADVGVAVIAILNSVRALRVK is encoded by the coding sequence ATGGCAGAAAGATTAACAGATAATATTAGTACATGTGGCTGTGGTTGTAAAACTTGTTCAAGCAATAACCATAATAGTGAACATAATCATAATGATGGAAACAATCATGAACATACCCATGAACGTTTTTCCAGAAGAGATGTTATAGAATTTATAGTTGCTTTTATTTTATTTCTAGCAGCGATAATTATTAATACTAATAGTTCATTGAAAACAGGATTATTTATAGCTGCATACATAATAGTAGGAAGAGAAATTGTTATTAGTGCAGTAAAAGGTTTGTTTACAGGTAAATTCTTAGATGAAAACTTTTTGATGACAATTGCATCTATAACTGCATTTGCGATAGGGGAACATCCAGAAGCTGTAGCGGTTATGCTGTTTTATAGGGTTGGAGAATTGTTCGAAGGTCTAGCAGTAAATAAATCAAAAAATTCAATAGAGCAACTATTAAACATAAAACCTGATGTAGCCAATTTGAAAATAGGGGAGACTTATAAGATTGTGGATCCAGAAAAAGTTAAGATAAATGATATTATAAGAGTCAAACCTGGTGAAAAAATACCACTTGATGGAATTGTAATAGATGGAATATCAACTGCAGATACTTCAGTCATTACAGGTGAATCACTGCCTAGAGAAATTGAAAAGGATTCAGAAGTGTATAGTGGATCTATAAACATATCAGGAGTAGTCTTAATAAAAGTAACAAAAGAATTTAGCGAATCTACAGTTGCCAAGATTTTAAAATTAGTTAAAGAAGCTAATGAACAAAAAGCAGATACAGAAAAATTTATTACGAAGTTTGCAAGATATTATACGCCTATAGTTGTTGGAGTAGCTGTTTTATTAGCTTTTATACCACCTTTGTTTTTTGGAGAAGACTTAGGTTCTTGGGTTTATAGAGCAGCAATATTTTTAGTAGTATCTTGTCCTTGTGCATTAGTAATCTCTATACCACTTGGCTATTTCGGAGGAATAGGAGCTGCTTCAAGTAAAGGGATTTTGGTTAAAGGTGGCAACTATCTTGAGGAACTAAGAAATCTAAGAAGTGTTGTCCTTGATAAAACAGGAACGCTGACAAAAGGTGTATTTAAAGTTACACAGATTATTAATGTAGATGAAGCCAATAGTACAGAGAAAGTTCTAGAAACAGCTGCATATATTGAAAACTTCTCTAATCATCCAATAGCTATATCTATTATTAACGAATATGGTAAAGAGATAGATGAAAATCGCGTGAAAGATATAACTGAAATAGCTGGAAAAGGATTAAAAGCAAAATTAGATGGCAATGAAGTATCTGTAGGAAATGCCAAACTCATGAAACAAGAAAATATTCCTATAGCAATTCAAGATAATAGTATAGGTACTAAAGTTTATGTAGCTGTCAATAATGAGCTTATAGGAATTATCAATATAGCAGATGAACTCAAAAAAGATACTATTGATGCTATAGAAAACATAAAAAAATATGGTGTGAAAGATATAGTTATGTTAACCGGAGATCATAAGGATGTAGCAGAAGATATTGCCAAGAAAGTCGGTATAACTAAATATTATAGTGATTTACTTCCTCATGAAAAAGTTAATAAACTTGAAGAGATAATGAATAATGTTGATAAAAACGAAAAGGTAGCTTTTGTTGGGGATGGTATCAATGATGCTCCTGTTCTTGCAAGAGCTAATGTAGGAATAGCGATGGGTGGAGTAGGTTCAGATGCTGCCATTGAAGCTGCTGATGTTGTACTGATGTCAGATGAATTATCAAGTATTCCCACTGCAATAAAGATTTCGAAGCATACTAATAAGATAGTATGGCAAAATATAATATTTTCACTAGGCATAAAAATACTAATAATGATATTGGCGGCATTCAATTTAGCAAACATGTGGATGGCTATATTTGCAGATGTAGGTGTGGCAGTTATTGCTATATTGAATTCTGTAAGAGCTCTAAGAGTCAAATAG
- a CDS encoding carbohydrate ABC transporter substrate-binding protein, producing the protein MRKKVALFIALVMIMTTFVGCGSKTDKKEDNQKVEAETSKEKETSSDDEQAKVENKTLKVAVFQGGFGREYWDEVAAAFEKANEGVKVEVIADPNIGDRIRNDILGNESPDFVYLSSRDKSGATQALIKDKAIADITDVMEKVQDKLIDGTLDNFLLRPYEDKKVYLAPFNFSSLGLWYNKNYFDTNSIKAPVTWDDFFALQDKITDRSLITYAGIYPGYLEGLVFPALASGAGAETFDKFIQYDVEVLKSEELKSIIKQFENIASSKAIMNGTAGIDHTTSQADFLMGKAAMIPNGSWIANEMKDAPREEGFTWGFGAAPVLSEDDEKYLVASIDEMYIPKAAKNQELAKKFLEFLYSDEAVQLQAEKAQSVPPLKGVADIIKPYVDEATAQSYTLFDKGYKPLINNFASVNNMTLIPRDEFYNVMGQVITGSKTTEEAIEYLVPMFEEAAANIVK; encoded by the coding sequence ATGAGAAAAAAAGTAGCATTATTTATTGCGTTGGTAATGATTATGACAACTTTTGTAGGGTGTGGTTCTAAGACAGATAAAAAAGAGGACAATCAAAAAGTTGAAGCTGAAACATCTAAGGAGAAAGAGACTTCATCTGACGATGAGCAAGCAAAAGTAGAAAACAAAACACTTAAAGTTGCTGTATTCCAAGGAGGATTTGGACGTGAATATTGGGACGAAGTAGCAGCAGCATTCGAAAAAGCTAATGAAGGGGTAAAAGTAGAAGTAATAGCTGACCCTAATATTGGTGATAGAATAAGAAATGATATATTAGGAAATGAATCACCTGATTTCGTTTATCTTTCATCAAGAGATAAATCAGGTGCAACTCAAGCACTTATCAAAGATAAAGCAATAGCTGATATAACTGATGTAATGGAAAAAGTTCAAGATAAGCTAATTGATGGAACTTTGGATAACTTTTTACTTAGACCTTATGAAGATAAGAAAGTCTATCTTGCACCTTTCAACTTCTCTTCATTAGGTTTATGGTATAACAAAAATTATTTTGATACAAATAGTATTAAAGCACCTGTAACATGGGATGATTTTTTTGCATTACAAGATAAGATAACAGACAGATCACTTATTACATATGCAGGTATTTATCCAGGATATCTAGAAGGACTAGTATTCCCAGCACTTGCTTCAGGAGCAGGAGCAGAAACATTTGATAAATTTATTCAATATGATGTTGAAGTACTGAAATCAGAAGAATTAAAAAGTATTATCAAGCAATTTGAGAATATAGCATCATCAAAAGCTATTATGAATGGAACAGCAGGAATCGATCATACAACTTCACAAGCAGATTTCCTTATGGGAAAAGCTGCAATGATTCCAAATGGTTCATGGATCGCTAATGAAATGAAAGATGCACCTCGTGAAGAAGGTTTTACATGGGGATTCGGTGCAGCTCCTGTATTAAGTGAAGATGATGAAAAATACTTAGTGGCTTCTATTGATGAAATGTACATTCCAAAGGCTGCCAAAAATCAAGAATTAGCTAAAAAATTCTTAGAATTCTTATATTCAGATGAAGCAGTTCAGTTACAAGCAGAAAAAGCACAATCAGTACCACCACTAAAAGGTGTTGCAGACATAATCAAACCTTATGTTGATGAAGCGACAGCACAATCATATACACTATTTGATAAAGGATATAAACCTCTTATCAATAACTTTGCATCTGTTAATAATATGACTCTTATACCAAGAGATGAGTTCTACAATGTAATGGGTCAGGTAATAACAGGTTCAAAAACAACTGAAGAAGCAATCGAGTATCTAGTACCAATGTTTGAAGAAGCAGCAGCAAATATAGTTAAATAG
- a CDS encoding carbohydrate ABC transporter permease → MIKTKSIAKKSKITSTKGFFLTVCVAPAFILYLILGVYPAINVFFNSFFKWSGLSPVKTFIGIDNFRTLFHDKKFGMAFQNTIFIMVVTTVFTMVLALFFASVLSRSRLKEKNVYRVIFFFPNVLSIVVIGVLFTYIYEPNRGILNAALKLIGLNGPTWLGDSQTVLWAIAGAMIWQAVGYYMVMYMAGMDSISPSLYEVADLEGATKLQQFFKITVPMLWEIIRVTMVFFIISSLNMSFLFVTVMTNGGPSGSSEVLLSYMYRQAFTNSNFGYAMAVAVVVFLFAFTLAIISNKLTEKENDNY, encoded by the coding sequence ATGATTAAAACAAAAAGTATAGCAAAAAAAAGCAAAATAACTTCTACTAAAGGTTTCTTTCTTACAGTTTGTGTTGCTCCTGCATTCATTTTATATTTAATATTAGGTGTATATCCTGCAATCAATGTTTTCTTCAATTCATTTTTCAAATGGAGTGGATTATCACCAGTAAAAACATTCATTGGTATTGATAATTTCCGTACATTATTTCATGATAAAAAATTCGGTATGGCCTTTCAGAATACAATATTCATAATGGTGGTCACTACTGTTTTTACGATGGTACTTGCTTTGTTTTTTGCTTCTGTATTATCAAGAAGCAGATTAAAAGAAAAGAATGTATATAGAGTAATATTTTTCTTCCCTAATGTATTATCAATTGTTGTAATAGGTGTTTTATTTACATACATTTATGAACCAAACAGAGGGATATTAAATGCTGCACTTAAGTTAATAGGGCTTAACGGTCCAACATGGCTTGGAGATTCTCAAACAGTACTATGGGCAATTGCCGGTGCAATGATCTGGCAGGCTGTGGGTTATTATATGGTAATGTACATGGCTGGAATGGATTCCATATCACCATCATTATATGAAGTAGCGGATTTAGAAGGTGCAACTAAGTTACAACAATTCTTTAAGATTACAGTACCTATGTTATGGGAAATAATTAGAGTAACTATGGTGTTTTTCATTATTTCCTCTCTTAATATGAGTTTCCTTTTTGTTACTGTTATGACAAATGGAGGACCTAGTGGTTCGTCAGAAGTATTGCTGTCATATATGTATAGACAGGCTTTTACTAATTCTAATTTTGGATATGCAATGGCAGTTGCAGTAGTAGTATTTTTATTTGCTTTTACTTTAGCAATAATCAGCAATAAACTTACTGAAAAAGAAAATGATAATTATTGA
- a CDS encoding carbohydrate ABC transporter permease: MKNKKRKLTTSDIIIRIILIISSVLVVYPIFWAFATSFKTNKEFLTSPWTLPSGLNLQNYVNAIIKGHMGSYFINSILITAVSIVLLFALTVPASYALSRHKFRFNRIITLVFMGGLFVSGSYTVVPLFLMMNKAHLLNNRLIVALLYSVTTLPFNIYLLSGYFKGLSYEYEAAAAIDGCGYFRTLYSVMAPLAKPGMVTVLMFAFMSYWNEYILAFTMIRDDTKKTLSVGLKNLMEVQKYATDWGAMFAGLVLVMLPTMIFYIILQKKLTQGLSLGGLKG, translated from the coding sequence ATGAAAAACAAAAAAAGAAAATTAACGACCAGTGATATTATTATAAGAATTATACTTATCATTTCATCTGTGCTTGTAGTATATCCGATATTTTGGGCTTTTGCTACATCATTTAAGACTAATAAAGAATTTTTGACAAGTCCATGGACTTTACCTTCAGGCTTGAATCTGCAGAATTATGTTAATGCAATAATAAAAGGACATATGGGTTCTTATTTCATTAATTCCATATTGATTACAGCTGTGTCAATAGTATTACTATTTGCACTTACTGTACCAGCATCATATGCACTTTCAAGACATAAATTTCGTTTTAATAGAATAATAACTTTAGTATTTATGGGGGGATTATTTGTTTCTGGGTCTTACACAGTTGTTCCTTTATTTCTTATGATGAATAAAGCACACTTATTAAATAATAGATTGATAGTTGCCTTATTATACTCAGTAACAACGTTGCCTTTTAATATCTATCTTTTAAGCGGTTATTTCAAAGGACTATCATATGAATATGAAGCGGCAGCGGCAATCGATGGTTGCGGTTACTTCAGGACTTTATATAGTGTAATGGCTCCCTTAGCTAAACCTGGAATGGTTACAGTTTTGATGTTTGCTTTTATGAGTTATTGGAACGAATATATCTTAGCATTTACAATGATTAGAGATGATACCAAAAAGACTCTATCAGTAGGACTCAAAAATCTTATGGAAGTGCAGAAGTATGCTACTGATTGGGGTGCTATGTTTGCAGGATTGGTATTAGTAATGTTACCCACAATGATATTTTATATAATTTTACAGAAGAAACTAACACAAGGACTATCATTAGGTGGATTAAAAGGTTAA